TTGTAGCCGGCCAGGTGCCGGCGCGCGAACGTGATCACGTCCTCGGCGGTGAAGCGCGCGGCCGGGCGGGGCTGGACGGCTGCGTGGACGCGCTCGCCCCACTCGTCGTCGGGGACGCCGAAGACGGCCACGTCCTGGATGTCCGGGTGGCGGTGGAGCGCGTCCTCGATCTCGGCGGGGTAGATGTTGACACCGGCCGAGATGATCATGTCGCGCTTGCGGTCGCAGATGTAGTAGAAGCCGTCGGCGTCCATGTACGCGACGTCGCCCACCGAGTACCAGTCCCCGCGGCGCAGCCGGGCGGTCGCGTCGGGATCCTTGTAGTACTCGTCGAGAATGCCGGAGAACTGCTTGACGTAGAGCTCGCCGGGCTCGCCCACGGGCACGGGCCTGCCGTCGTCGTCGAGTAGGGCGATCTCCTTGCCCGGCGCGGCGCGGCCGCAGGAGCCGGGCTTTCGCAGCACGTCTTCCGGCTGGAGGACCGTGTTCACCCCGAGCTCGCTCGAGCCGTAGAACTCGTAGAGCGCGGGACCGAAGCACTCGACCACGGCCTCCTTGACGCTCATCGGACAGGGCGCCGCCGCCATGATGATGGCCCTCATGGAGGATACGTCGTAGCGGGCCCGGACGGATGCGGGCAGGTCCACGATGCGCTTGAGCAGGGTCGGGGCCATGAAGGTGCTGGTGCAGTGGTGGCGCTGGATCTCCTCGAGCGCCCGCTCGGGGTCGAACTTGGGCATGATCACGACCGTGGCGCCGACGATGTGCGCGTAGAGCGCCAGGCCGCCGGGCGCCGAGTGGTACATGGGGCCCGCG
This DNA window, taken from Candidatus Rokuibacteriota bacterium, encodes the following:
- a CDS encoding AMP-binding protein; protein product: MDILAAHAARHPDKAALIEGDRVWSWAELVARRNRLGHALLGLGLEPGATVIVYAANSLEHYLAGTGARAAGLIPVPMNHRLVAEEVAYILDHSDAAAVFASDQFLPICEAVRAGARKVRHWILMGAERCDWAVHLDDLLAQGSPEPVELPSGAAFGASIIYTGGTTGKPKGALRRGIDPQGLMETLGAMDLLDPNHVHLVAGPMYHSAPGGLALYAHIVGATVVIMPKFDPERALEEIQRHHCTSTFMAPTLLKRIVDLPASVRARYDVSSMRAIIMAAAPCPMSVKEAVVECFGPALYEFYGSSELGVNTVLQPEDVLRKPGSCGRAAPGKEIALLDDDGRPVPVGEPGELYVKQFSGILDEYYKDPDATARLRRGDWYSVGDVAYMDADGFYYICDRKRDMIISAGVNIYPAEIEDALHRHPDIQDVAVFGVPDDEWGERVHAAVQPRPAARFTAEDVITFARRHLAGYKVPREVTFHNDFPRDAAGKLLKRVLREPYWAGRATRV